One Pseudomonas sp. B21_DOA genomic window, CAACCACCACCTCCCACTACACCGGCGAAGAGCGCAGCAAGCGCATCTTTGCCATCGTCGGCGCTTCCTCCGGCAATCTAGTCGAGTGGTTCGACTTCTACGTCTACGCCTTCTGCGCGATCTATTTCGCCCCGGCGTTTTTCCCTCCGATAACCCCACCGTGCAACTGGTCAACACCGCTGGCGTGTTCGCTGCCGGGTTCCTGATGCGGCCGATTGGTGGCTGGATTTTCGGCCGGGTCGCTGACAAGCACGGGCGCAAGAACTCGATGCTCATCTCGATTCTGATGATGTGCTTCGGCTCGCTGCTGATTGCCTGCCTGCCGACCTACAAGGAAATCGGCGTCTGGGCGCCGGTGCTGTTGCTGTTCGCGCGTTTGCTGCAAGGTCTGTCGGTGGGCGGCGAGTACGGCACCACCGCGACCTACATGAGTGAAGTTGCGCTCAAGGGCCAGCGTGGATTTTTCGCCTCGTTCCAGTACGTGACCCTGATCGGCGGACAACTGCTGGCGGTGTCGCTGGTGGTGGTGCTGCAACAGTTCCTCACTGAAGAAGACCTGCGTGCCTACGGCTGGCGGATCCCGTTCGTGGTCGGTGCGGTGGCGGCGCTGATTTCGCTGTTCCTGCGTCGTTCGCTGAAGGAAACCACCAACGAGGAAACCCGTGCGCACAAAGACGCCGGCAGCATCACTGCACTGTTTCGCGATCACAAAGCGGCGTTCATCACCGTCCTCGGTTACACCGCCGGCGGCTCGCTGATTTTCTACACCTTCACCACCTACATGCAGAAATACCTGGTGAACACCGCCGGCATGCACGCCAAGACCGCCAGCTACATCATGACCGGCGCGCTGTTCCTGTATATGTGCATGCAGCCGTTATTCGGCATGCTCGCCGACAAGATCGGCCGACGGAACTCGATGCTCTGGTTCGGCGCCCTCGGCACGCTGTTCACCGTGCCGATTCTGCTCAGCCTGAAAAGCATCACCAGCCCGTTCCTCGCCTTCGTACTGATCACCCTGGCGCTGGCGATTGTGAGCTTCTACACCTCGATCAGCGGTCTGGTAAAAGCCGAGATGTTCCCGCCGGAAGTCCGCGCCCTCGGTGTCGGCCTGGCTTACGCGGTGGCCAATGCAATCTTCGGTGGTTCGGCAGAGTTTGTGGCCCTGAGCCTCAAGGCCGGCGGCATGGAAAACGCCTTCTACTGGTACGTCACGGCGATGATGGCGGTGGCTTTCCTGTTCAGTCTGCGTTTGCCCAAGCAGGCGAAGTATTTGCACCACGATCTGTAAACCCATGTGCGCGGGCTGCGAGGCCCGCGCCGGCAAGGACTGTTTATGACTCAGCGACCAGGCAATCAATTGTTTGATGCCTACTTCACCGCCCACGATATGCGCGAAGTGTTCTGCGATCAGGGCCGCGTCCAGGCGATGCTCGATTTCGAAGCGGCGCTGGCCCGGGCCGAGGCGCGGGTCGGGCTGATTCCTTCATCGGCCGTGGCACCGATTGCCGCAGCGTGCGACGCCAGTCTGTATGACTTCGCAGCGCTGGGCGAGGCGATTGCCACGGCCGGTAATTCGGCGATTCCACTGGTCAAGGCCTTGGGCAAGCAGATCGCTTCGAGCGATGCCGAAGCCGAGCGCTATGTGCATCTGGGCGCGACCAGTCAGGACGTGATGGATTCCGGGCTGGTCCTGCAATTGCGCCAGGCGCTGGCGCTGATCGAAGACCAACTGGCGCAACTGGCCGACTCGCTCGCTGCTCAGGCACAACGTTTCGCTACCACGCCACTGGCCGGGCGCACCTGGCTGCAACATGCCACGCCGGTGACTCTCGGTATGAAAATCGCCGGATGGCTGGGCGCCGTAACGCGCAGCCGTCTGCGTCTACAGGAGCTGAAACCGCGGCTGCTGGTGCTGCAATTCGGTGGCGCCTCCGGCACGCTCGCGGCGCTGGGTGAACAGGCGTTGCCGATCGCCAAAGCATTGGCCGAAGAGCTGCAACTGACCCTGCCCGAGCAACCGTGGCATACCCAGCGTGATCGCATCGTCGAATTCGGCGCGGTGCTTGGCCTGATCGCCGGCAGCCTCGGCAAATTCGGCCGCGACATCAGCCTGTTGATGCAGACCGAAGCAGCGGAGGTTTTGAGCCTGCGGCACCGGGCAAGGGCGGGTCGTCGACCATGCCGCACAAACGCAATCCGGTCGGCGCGGCGGTGCTGATCGGCGCGGCCACGCGGGTGCCGGGGCTGGTGTCGACGCTGTTCAGCGCGATGCCGCAGGAACATGAACGCAGCCTCGGTTTGTGGCATGCCGAATGGGAAACCCTGCCGGAAATCTGCTGCCTGGTGTCCGGTTCGCTGCAACAGGCGCGCTTGCTGGCCGACGGTCTGGAAGTCGACGCGGCGCGCATGGCGCGCAACCTCGAATTGACCCAAGGCCTGGTGCTGGCCGAAGCGGTGAGCATCGTCCTCGCCCAACGCGTCGGCCGCGACACCGCGCATCACCTGCTCGAACAATGCTGCAAACGCGCCGTGGCCGAGCAACGCCATTTGCGTGCGGTGCTGGCTGACGAGCCGCAAGTCACCGCCGAACTCAGTGGCGCTGAACTCGATGATCTTCTGAACCCCGCGCATTACCTCGGCCAGGCGCAAGCCTGGGTCGAGCGCGCGGTGGCTGAACACAACGCTTTGACTGTCTGAAGGAGAGGGCTGTGGCTTTCGTTCAACTCGCCGATGGCGAACTGCACTATGAAATTGAGGGCCCGGCGGAGGCGCCGGTGCTGGTGCTGTCCAACTCGCTAGGCACCGACCTGCACATGTGGGACGCGCAAATGCCGGCGTTCACCGAGCATTTCCGCGTGCTGCGTTTCGACACGCGCGGCCACGGTCGATCGCTGGTCACCGAAGGGCCGTACAGCATTGAGCAATTGGGTCATGACGTCCTCGGTCTGCTCGATGCGCTGCATATCGAGCGCGCGCATTTCTGCGGACTGTCGATGGGCGGGCTGATCGGTCAGTGGCTGGGGATCAACGCAGGCCATCGTCTGCACAAACTGATCGTGTGCAACACGGCGGCGAAAATCGGCGATCCGTCGGTATGGAATCCGCGCATCGAAACCGTATTGCGCGATGGCCCGGCGGCGATGGTCGCGCTGCGTGATGCCTCGATTGCGCGCTGGTTTACCCCGGACTTTTCCGCAGCGCATCCCGAGGCGGCGAAGAAGATTACCGACATGCTTGCCGCAACCAATCCACAAGGCTATGCGGCCAACTGCGCGGCCGTGCGCGATGCCGATTTCCGTGAACAACTGGCTTCGATCAACGTGCCGTTGCTGGTGATTGCCGGCAGCGAAGATGCGGTGACGCCGCCGTCCGGCGGGCACTTCATCCGCGACCACGTGCGCGGTGCCGAGTACGCCGAGTTCCATGCGGCGCATTTGTCCAACGTGCAGGCCGGCGCCGCTTTCAGCGACCGTGTGCTGGCGTTTTTGCAGGCTCAGTGAGGAAGAATTTGTGGACGAGAAACAACGTTACGACGAAGGCATGCAAGTCCGCCGTGCGGTGCTGGGCGATGCCCACGTCGATCGCAGCCTGACCACGCTGACCGAGTTCAACTCGGAATTCCAGGAGATGATCACCCGCCACGCCTGGGGCGACATCTGGACCCGCCCGGGCCTGCCCCGCCATACCCGCAGCCTGATCACCATCGCCATGCTGATCGGCATGAACCGCGAGGGCGAACTGAAACTGCACCTGCGCGCGGCGGCCAACAACGGCGTCAGCCGCGGCGAGATCAAGGAAGTGATCATGCAGAGCGCGATCTACTGCGGAATTCCGGCGGCGAATGCGACGTTTCATCTGGCGGAATCGGTGTGGGATGAGCTAGGAGTCGAATCCCGGGATTGATGGCGCCCGAAATTACGCCTTCGCGAGCAAGCTCGCTCCCACATTGGAGTTGTGTCGATCACAAAAATGTGGGAGCGAGCTTGCTCGCGAAGACCATTTCATATTCGACAGAGATGTCGACTGAAGCTGCGCTTTCGCGAGCAGGCTCGCTCCCACAGTGGGGCATGTGTGGTTAGAGAAGGCTGATCGGGTAGCTGACGATCAACCGGTTCTCGTCGAACTCGTTGTTGCTGAAGTCGCGGCGCATGGTCGAGTTGCGCCATCTGACGTTCAAATCCTTCAAAGTGCCGCTCTGCACCGTGTAACCCAGTTCCGACTCGCGACCCCATTCCTTGCCGTCGGTGATCGTTCCGGTGTGCACGTTGTCGCCGCTGATGTAGCGGTTCATCAGGGTCAGGCCGGGGATGCCCATGGCGGCGAAATTGTAGTCGTGACGCAACTGCCAGGAGCGTTCCTGAGCGTTGTCATAACTGGCGTTGTAGCTGTCGTTGGCCAAGGTGCCGCCACTGGTACCGTTGACGCGCATCCACGCACTGTCGCCGGTGAGTTTCTGCAGGCCGACATAGAAGGTGTTGCCGCCGTACTTGGCCGAGAACATCCCATACCAGGTCTTGTTATCCAGATCGCCGGCACGCGCGCTGCCATCTTCCTTGCCGTAGAAAAAGCCGAGGTTGGCGCCCAGCGTCCAGTCGCCGAGCGGCTGGCTGTGCAGCACGTTGAGGTACTGCTGGCTGTAGATGTCCTTGAGTTGCGCGTTCCACAAGCCGACCTGCGTGCGCTTGTCGTTGAACAGGTATTCGCCGCCCTGGAAGTTGAAGCGATCTGAGGTGAACGCGGCTTTGCCGGTCATCGACATGTCGCTCATGCTGCTGTCGTCGCGCGGGCTGTTGGCGCGGAACTGGCCGCCATAGAGGGTCAGGCCGGCGATTTCCTTCGAGGTGATCTGGCCGCCACGGAAGGTCTGCGGCAGCGAGCGACCGTCGTCCGAACGCAGAATCGGCAGCACCGGCATCCACTCACCGACCTTGACTTCGGTCTGCGAAAGCCTGGCCTTGAAGGCGACGTTGGTGCGGCCAAAGTTGTCCGCAGGGCGACCGTCATGGTCCAGCGGCAACAGCTG contains:
- the pcaC gene encoding 4-carboxymuconolactone decarboxylase, which produces MDEKQRYDEGMQVRRAVLGDAHVDRSLTTLTEFNSEFQEMITRHAWGDIWTRPGLPRHTRSLITIAMLIGMNREGELKLHLRAAANNGVSRGEIKEVIMQSAIYCGIPAANATFHLAESVWDELGVESRD
- a CDS encoding OprD family porin; this encodes MTVFPVPYALPGVIALAIAGLALPASAEEGGFVEGAKVNLNLRNFYINRNFTNPTKTQGKAEEWTQSFILDAKSGFTQGTVGFGMDVLGLYSVKLDGGKGTGGTQLLPLDHDGRPADNFGRTNVAFKARLSQTEVKVGEWMPVLPILRSDDGRSLPQTFRGGQITSKEIAGLTLYGGQFRANSPRDDSSMSDMSMTGKAAFTSDRFNFQGGEYLFNDKRTQVGLWNAQLKDIYSQQYLNVLHSQPLGDWTLGANLGFFYGKEDGSARAGDLDNKTWYGMFSAKYGGNTFYVGLQKLTGDSAWMRVNGTSGGTLANDSYNASYDNAQERSWQLRHDYNFAAMGIPGLTLMNRYISGDNVHTGTITDGKEWGRESELGYTVQSGTLKDLNVRWRNSTMRRDFSNNEFDENRLIVSYPISLL
- the pcaD gene encoding 3-oxoadipate enol-lactonase — its product is MAFVQLADGELHYEIEGPAEAPVLVLSNSLGTDLHMWDAQMPAFTEHFRVLRFDTRGHGRSLVTEGPYSIEQLGHDVLGLLDALHIERAHFCGLSMGGLIGQWLGINAGHRLHKLIVCNTAAKIGDPSVWNPRIETVLRDGPAAMVALRDASIARWFTPDFSAAHPEAAKKITDMLAATNPQGYAANCAAVRDADFREQLASINVPLLVIAGSEDAVTPPSGGHFIRDHVRGAEYAEFHAAHLSNVQAGAAFSDRVLAFLQAQ